The genomic segment TGCGCCAGAAGCCCATCCGCATCGCGGCGGCCTCGGGCTCGCTCATGACCATCTGCTTCTACCTCATCGCCCAGATGGTGGGCTCCGGATCGCTGGTGAACCTCATGTTCGGCCTGCCCTACGAGCTGGCCGTGGCCATCGTGGGCGTGGTGATGATCCTGTACGTGCTCTTCGGCGGCATGCTGGCCACCACCTGGGTGCAGATCATCAAGGCCGTGCTCCTGCTGGGCGGCGCTTCCGTGATGGTGGGCATGGTGCTCGCGAAATTCGGCTTCGACCCCTCCGCCCTCTTCTCCGCCGCCGCCGAGAAGTACGGCCAGAAGATGCTCGAACCCGGCGGCCTGGTCTCCAACCCCTGGGACGCCCTGAGCCTGGGCATCGCGCTCATGTTCGGCACGGCCGGCCTGCCCCACATCCTCATGCGCTTCTACACCGTGCCCGACGCCGAGCAGGCCCGCAAAAGCGTGTTCTACGCCACGGGCTTCATCTCCTACTTCTACATCCTCACCTTCATCATCGGCTTCGGCGCCATGGTGCTGGTGGGCCAGGACGTGATCACCAAGTTCGACAAGGGCGGCAACATGTCGGCCCTGCTCCTGGCCGAAGTGACCGGCGGCACCATGTTCCTGGGCTTCATCGCCGCCGTGGCCTTCGCCACCATCCTGGCCGTGGTGGCCGGGCTCACCCTGGCCGGGGCCGCCAGCTTCTCCCACGACCTCTACGTGAACGTGTTCAAGAACGGCCGCGCCACCGAGGAAGAGGAAGTGAAGATGGCCAAGCGCTCCACCCTGGTGCTGGGCCTGGTGGCCATGGGCCTGGGCATCGCCTTCAAGGGCCAGAACGTGGCCTTCATGGTGGGCCTGGCCTTCGCCATCGCCGCCAGCGGCAACTTCCCGGCCCTGTTGCTCTCCATCCTCTGGCGCGGCATGTCCACCTTCGGGGCCACCGCGGCCATCGTCACGGGTTCGGTGCTTGCGGTGGGGCTCATCATCATCTCCCCCACCGTGTGGGTGAGCGTGCTGGGCTTCAAGCAGGCCATCTTCCCCTGGTCCAACCCGGCGCTCATCTCCATGCCCGCCGCGTTCTTCGCCGGATGGCTGGGCTCCGTGCTCGTGCCCGAGCCCGAGGCCAAGGCCCGCTACGAGGAACAGAAGATCCGCAACTACCTGGGCGTGGGCGTGGAATGAGCAGCGAAGACGGCTTTCTCGGACTCACGGCAGGCAGCCTCCCCGCCCGCCCGCCGGTGTTCGTGGACCCGCAGGCCTCCGTGGTCCAGGCGGCGCGCGCCATGCGCGCCGCCCAGGCCACGGCCTGCCTTGTGGGAACACCCGAGGCCGTGCAGGGCATCCTCACCGAGCGCGACGTGGTGCGCGCCGTGGCCGAGGACGCAGCCCCAGACGCCCCGGCACGGGACTTCATGAGCCGCGAAGTGGTGACCATCTCCGGCCGAGAGCTGGTCAGCGAGGCCTTCCTGGCCATGTTGCGCCACAAGATCCGCCGCCTGGGGCTGACCGGCCCCGACGGCCGCATCACCGGCATCCTGGAGGAGCGCGACCTCCTGGCCGCGCGCTTCGAGAGCCCCGTGGCCCTGGCCGCCGACATCGCCCGGGCCGCCGACGCCTGGGACCTGGCCCGCGCCCACGCCACCCTCACCCGCATGACGCCCCGCTGGCTGGGACAGGGCGCGGGCGTGGACCGCGTGGGGGCCATGGCCGCCGCCGTGCGCGACCAGCTCTTCGCGCGCGCCGCCGTGCTGGCGCTCGAAACCGCCGACCCCGGCCCCATGGCCCTGCTGGCCCTGGGCAGCGAGGGACGCCGCGAGCAGTTCCTGGCCACCGACCAGGACAACGCCCTGGTGCTGGGCGACGGCGCGGACCTGAGCAAGGCCCATGACTACGCCCTGCGCCTCATGGAACTGCTCGACCAGGCCGGGCTGCCTCCCTGCCCCCACGGCGTCACCGCCGACCGCGACGACTGGCGCATGACCCTCCCCCACTGGGAGACCCGCCTGGAGGAGCTGGCCCGCAACCCCGGCCCAGAAGCCGTGCTGGCCCTCTCCATGCTGGCAGACGCCCGTCAGGTGCACGGCAGCCGCGAACTGGCCGCCGGGCTCTCCCGGGCGCTCGCCCAGGCCGTCTCCGGCCACCCCATCGCCCTTCGCGCCATGGCTCGGGAGGCCGTGCGCTTCACCCCGCCCCTCACCATCTTCGGGTCGCTCTCGGTGCAGGACGGCGCGCTGGACATCAAGCGCGGCGGCATCTTCCCCCTCACCCAGGGGGCCAGGGTCCTGGGCCTGGAGTGCGGCGCGCGCGTCACCGGCACGGCCGGACGGCTGGAGGCCGCCGTGCGCGCGGGCTTCCTGGCCGAGGGCACGGCCACCAACCTCTCCCAGGCCCTCGATTTCATGCAGGAGCTGCGCCTGCGCTTCCAGGCCCGGGACCTGGACCGGGGCCGCGAGCCCGGCAACCGGGTTCTCCCGGGCGAACTCACCCCCCTGGAGCGCTCCCGGCTCCAGGAGTGTTTCAAGGCCGTGGCCTCCTTCCAGGAGATGCTGGAAAACCGCTACAAGCTGAAGCTGTTCACATGATCCTCGAAGACGCCGTTGATTTCCTGCGCCAGGCCCCGCCCCTGGCCTTCCTGGAGCCCGAGGCCCTGCGCTCCCTGGCGCGCAAGGCCTCCCTGGAGTTCTACCCGGCCGGCACGGCGGTGCTCGGCCCCGGCGGCGCGGGCGAGGGCTTCGTGCTGGCCGTGCGCAAGGGCCTGCTGGCGGCCGGGAGCGACACCGGTTGCGCCTGCGCCCCGGACCAGGAGCCCACCTGGGGCGAGGGCGAGGTGGCCGGATGGAGCGTTGAGCGCGCCGTGGCCCGCGAGGACGCCGTCTGCATCCTCCTGGAGCCCGCCGCCGTGGCCGACGCCCTGCGGCCCGTGGAGGGCCTTACCGATTTTCTGGAAGACCGCCTTACCGAGCCCGTGCTGGAACTGGGCCTGGAAGGCGTGGCCCGCGAGATACCCCCCTGGGCCGCCTCGCGCAGGCCCCTGGCCGCCCTGCGCGCCGGGGAGGCCGTGCGCCCGGGCGAGCCCGTTGCCTGCGGGGCCACCCTCCGGGAGGCCGCCCGGCTCATGAGCGCCACGGCCCGCGACGCCCTGGTGGTCCTGGGGCCGGAGGGCCGAACCGCCGGGGTGATCACCGACCGCGACTTCCGCGCCCGCGCCGTAGAGCAGGGCCTGCCCCCGGACACCCCCGTGGAGCGGGTCATGTCCAGCCCCGTTATCTCCCTGGACGCCCAGGCCTCCTGTTTCGACGCCCTCATGGCCATGACGCGCCACCACCTGCGCCACGTGGTGGTCATGGCCGGGAGCAAGCCCGCCGGGGTGCTCTCCGCCCAGGACCTGCTCCTGCGCCAGGCGGGCTCGCCCCCGGCCCTGGCCGCGCGCGCGGTCCGGGCCGCCTCCGTGGAGGAGCTTTCGGCCATCGCCCCGCTCCTGGACAAGCTGGCCATGGGGCTCCTGCGCGAGGGCGCGCGGGCCTCGGTGCTGGGTCGCATCGTGGGCGGCCTGCGCGAGACCCTGGCCGCCCGGGCCTGCCAACTGGCCGAAGAGGCCCTGGGGCCGCCCCCCGCGCCCTACGCGCTCATGCTCCTGGGCCGCGCCGCGCGGCGCGAGGGTCCGGCCCTGTGCCCCCTGTGGAACGCCGTGGTGCACCAGGAGGCCCCCGGGGCCTCGGGCTGGTTCGAGCGCCTTGGCAGCTTCCTGGCCGAGGCCCTGGAGCTTATGAACATAGCCCCGGCCCCGGGCGCTCCATCCGCCGCCTCCCGGGAATGGCGCGGCACGCCCCAGGAATGGGACGCCCGCCTGGACCGCTGGGCCCAGAGCCCACCGGAGGACCCGGCCTGCCTCGACCTGCGCCCCGTGCACGGCCAACTCCACCTGGCCGAGGCCCTGCGCGTGCGCCTGGCCGGGCGCATGGTTCTCTCGGGGTCGCCCCCGGCCTCGCGTCCCGGGGCGGGCCTGGCCGAGCGGGTGGCCGACGGCGTGCGCCGCATGGCCTGGCGCACGGGCGTCCCGCGCATCGCCACGGCGGAGCGCGCCCTGGGGCTCCATCGCCTGGACGCCGCGGGCGAGGATCTGGTCTGGGCCGCCGAATACCTTGCGGCCTGGGGCTGGGTGGGCGAGCCCTTGCGGCCCGGCCCCCTGGCCCGGGCCATGGAGCGCATGTGCCGAGCGGCCTGGAAGCGGGCCGGGGAGGTTTCGCGATGATGAAATGGTGGCCCTGGTCCAGCCGCGAGCCGGACACCCCGGCCGGTCGCGCCGGGTTCGTGGTCTTCGACCTGGAGACCGGCGGGCTCGACCCCTCCCGCGACGACATCCTCTCCATCGGGGCCGTGCGCATGACAGGCGGGCGCATCGACGTGGGCGGGGCCTTCCAGGCCCTGGCCCGCCCCACGGCGACGTCCCTGGACGCGGCCGGGGTGCGCGTGCACCAGCTCACCCCGGGCGAACTGGCGGGCGAGCCGCCCCTGGAGGAGGTGCTGCCGCGCTTTCTGCGCTACGCCGGGGACGCGGTGCTCACGGGCTGGCACGTGGAGCTGGACCTGGCCTTCCTGCGCGCGGCCTGCAAGCGCCTGAAGCTGCCCCAGCCCAGGAACCGGGGCCTGGACGTGCTGGGGCTCTACCTGGCCATCCGGGGTTCGCGGGCCTCGCCCGTGCTGGACGAGCTGCCCCTGAAGGACGCCACCCTCTACAGCGTGGCCCGCGCCCTGGGCGTGCCCCCGCGCGGCGCGCACGACGCCCTGGGCGACGCCTACCTCACCGCCCAGGTGCTCCAGCGCTTCCTCTCCATCCTGCGCTCCTCGCGCCAGGGGGAGGAGCTAAGCCTGGACACCGTGCTGCGCCTGGCCGCGCCCAGCTCCAGAAGCCGGGCCTCGCCCCAGCCCGCCTTCTGAGCGCCGCTCACCGCCCCGGTGCGGCCGCTTGCCAATTTGCGCTGGGAATCCGGAGGATTCGTGCTAAGGAACAACCATCCCCTTATTCCAAGGAGCTTTTCATGACCGAGAACATCGAATCCCTGCTCCACGAAAACCGCCTCTTCCAGCCGCCTGCCGGGCCGCGTCAGGCCAAGGCCCATATCAAGAGCCTGGACGAATACCGCGCCGTCTACAAACGCTCCCTGGAAGATCCCGAGGGCTACTGGGGCGACCGCGCCCGCGAACTGATCACCTGGATGAAGCCCTTCGGGAAGGTGCAGGACTGCGACTTCAACGCCGCCACCTTCAAGTGGTTCGCCGACGGACAGCTCAACGCCGCCGCCAACTGCCTGGACCGCCACCTGGACGGCCCCCGCCGCAACAAGGCCGCCATCATCTGGCAGGGCGACCGCGAAGGCGACGTGCAGGTGCTCACCTACCAGATGCTCCACGACGAGGTCTGCAAGTTCGCCAACGTGCTCAAAAGCCTGGGCGTGAAGAAGGGCGACCGCGTGGCCCTCTACGTGGGCATGGTCCCCGAGCTGGCCGTGGCCATGCTGGCCTGCGCACGCCTGGGCGCGCCGCACTCCATCGTCTTCGCGGGCTTCTCCGCCCACTCCCTGCGCGACCGCATCAACGACTGCCAGGCCAAGGTGGTGGTCTGCGGCGACGCCGTGCGCCGCGCGGGCAAGGCCATCCCCCTGAAGGGCAACGTGGACGACGCCCTCAAGGAATGCCCCTGCGTGGAAAAGGTGGTGGTGCACGCCAGCGCCGGAACCCAGATCAACATGGTGGAAGGCCGCGACCTCTGGTGGCACGAGCTCATGGCCAGGCCCGAGATGAAGGCCCCCTGCCCGCCCGAGCCCATGGACTCCGAGGACGTGCTCTTCATCCTCTACACCTCCGGCTCCACCGGCAAGCCCAAGGGCGTCTACCACACCACCGGCGGCTACCTCACCTACGCCGCCCACACCACCCAGCTCGTCTTCGACATCCAGGAGGACGACGTGCACTGGTGCACCGCCGACATCGGCTGGGTCACCGGGCACAGCTACATCGTCTACGGGCCCCTGGCCCTGGGCGCCACGTCGGTGATGTTCGAGGGCGTGCCCACCTGGCCCGGGCCGGACCGCTTCTGGGCCACCGTGGAGAAGTTCAAGGTGAACATCTTCTACACCGCGCCCACCGCCATCCGCGCCCTCATGCGCGAGGGCGTGAAGTGGACCAAAAACCATGATCTCTCGTCGCTGCGCATCCTGGGCTCCGTGGGCGAGCCCATCAACCCCGAGGCCTGGATGTGGTACCACGAACACATCGGCGGCGGAAAACTGCCCATCGTGGACACCTGGTGGCAGACCGAGACCGGCGGGCTCATGATCTCCCCCCTGCCCTACGCCACGCCGCTCAAGCCCGGCTCCGCCAGCCTGCCCCTGCCCGGCATCCTGCCCAAGGTGGTGGACAAGGACGGCAAGGAAGTGGCCCCCGGCGAGGGCGGCTTCCTCATCCAGTCCCGCCCGTGGCCCGGCATGCTGCGCGGCGTCTGGGGCGACCCCGTCCGCTTCAAGAACCAGTACTTCTCCGCCTTCCCCGGGGTCTACGAGACCGGCGACGGCGCGCGCATGGACGCCGACGGCTACGTCTGGATCATGGGCCGCGTGGACGACGTGGTGAACGTCTCCGGCCACCGCATGGGCACCGCCGAGATCGAGTCCGCCCTGGTGGCCCACCCCGACGTTGCCGAGGCCGCCGTGGTGGGCATGCCCCACGACATCAAGGGCCAGGCCATCTACGCCTACGTCACCGTCAAGGAGGGCGTGGAGCCCACCGACGAACTGCTCGCCGCGCTCAAAAAGCACGTGCGCGCGGAAATCGGCCCCATCGCCACGCCCGAGGTGATCCAGTTCGCCCAGGGCCTCCCCAAGACGCGCTCCGGCAAGATCATGCGCCGCATCCTGCGCAAGATCGCCGAGGGTGAGACCTCCACCCTGGGCGACACCTCCACCCTGGCCGATCCCAGCGTGGTCACCGACCTCATAGAGGGCAAGGAGAAGCTCTTCGGATAGTACGACGGACGACTCAAAGCATAGGGCCGCCCACGGGCGGCCCTTTACTTTTCATTCCTTCTCCCTCATACAACGCACTAAGACAGGCGAAAACTGCACCTGCACTCCGCGCATCTGCAGCGGAACAACATCCAATCCTGCGAGCGCATCATGGCCCCGAGCATCCTCCAGCGCCTTGCCGACACCCGGCTAACCATCAAGTTTCTCGCCGTCTCCCTGCTCAGCCTCGCGCTCTTCGCGGCCGCGCTCTTCGGGGTCATCCTGCCAAGGACGGAACGCGAACTCCTGGACGTGCACAAGCACGCGCTCCACTCCCTCGTGGGCTCCGTGGACTCCCTGCTCGCCGAGTACGAACGCCAGGTCAAACAGGGCGAACTCACCCTCGCCGAGGCCCAGAAACGCGCCCTCCAGCGCATCAAGACCCTGCGCTACGGACAGGGCGACTACTTCTGGATACACGACCTCACCGGCCCCGTGCCCAGGATGGTCATGCACCCCACCGTCCCCGCCCTGGACGGTAAAATCCTCGACGACCCCAAGTTCACCTGCGCCACCACCGCCCAGAAAGGACACCCCGGCACGCTGGAACCACTCCCGGCCAAGGCCAACCTCTTCGCCGCCCTCAACCAGGCCGCGCGCGAATCCGGCCAGGGCTTCGTGGTCTACGAATGGCCCAAGCCCATCCAGGGCGGCGGCGTCACCAGCCAACTCTTCCCCAAACTCTCCTACGGCAAGGTCTTCGCGCCCTGGGGCTGGGTGATCGGCTCCGGCGTCTACATCGACGACATCGACTCCACCCTGCGCGCCCTGCGCCTGCTGGGCCTGGCCGTTCTGGCCGCTGTCTTCGTCGTGGCCCTGGCCGCCACCGTCTGGCTCACCCGCGCCTTCGTGGGACGCCAGGTGGACGCCCTCGTCGCCTACGCCGGACGCATCGCCCAGGGCGACCTCCAGGCCGCCCTGCCCCCGGCCGACTTCAAGGCCGAACTGGGCGTGCTCAAAAACGCCCTCACGGCCATGGTAGACCAGTTGCGCCAATCCCTCGCCCTCGCCGAAGACAAGGGGCGCGAGGCCGAAACACAGGCCCGCCTCGCACAAGAACAGACCCGCCTCGCACAGCACGCCCAGGCCCAGGCCGAACAGGCCAAGCGCGAAGGCGAACTCGCCGCGGCGGCAGCCATGACCCAGGCCGCGCAGGGCATCCAGCACGTGGCCGCCGAACTCTCCGCCCTGCTCGACCAGGCCGTCGATGCAACCAACCAGCAACGCCAGGGCGCACTGCGGAACGCCCGCGACGTGGAAACCGTCACCCAGGCCCTCGCCAACGTCACGCAGCTCGCCGAACAGGTCGCGAACCTCGCCAACGACGCCAGCGGCAAGGCCCACTCCGGCTCCGACGTGGTGAAACACTCCTCGCAAGCCATACAGGCCGTCAACCAGCAGGCGCAGGCCCTCTCCCAATCCATGAACCAGCTCGGCGGACAAGCCCAGGCCATCGGCGCGATCCTCACCACCATCGCGGACATCGCCGACCAGACCAACCTCCTGGCCCTCAACGCCGCGATCGAGGCCGCCCGCGCGGGCGACGCCGGACGAGGCTTCGCCGTGGTCGCGGACGAGGTGCGCAAGCTCGCCGAAAAAACCATGACCGCCACCCAGGAAGTCTCCCGCGCCGTCTCCGCCATCCAGGCCGGCGCGCGCGACAACGTCCAACGCATGGACCAGGCCGCCAAAGCCATCGACGACGCCAACACCCTCTCTATCCAGTCCGGCCAGGTCTTCAACGACATCGTGGACATCGTGGGACGCTCCGCCCGGCAGACCTCCACCATCGCCGCCGAATCCGGCGCGCAATCCCAAGCCATGCGCCAACTCGCGGGCGCCATGGACGAAATCTCAAGCCTCGCGGACCACGTGGCCCGCAACGCCTCGGACTCCCTCGACGCCCTCCACCGGCTCGAAAACGAACAGCACACCCTCAACAACGTCATCCGGCGCTTCGACCAGGATTCGGCGGGCAAAGCCCTGCCCCGCTGACGCCGACGCAAGCCGCCCGGCGCGATCAACGCCACGCAAGCATCCCACCGCCGCCCCGACATTGCGAGTGGCGGCAAGCGATGAGGCGGACCCGTCGCGAAAGACGCCTCCGGCGGCCAGGTCGCTGCCTCGCCGGGGGGAGAGCCCCCCCGACCCCGGCGATCGCTTCGCGTCGGCGGGAGGGGCGGCAGGGCCGGGCGGCGAGGCGGTCGGAGAATATGCCTCCGGCGGGCAAGGGCTACGCCCTCTGCACTCCCACTCCGCTTCGCGGGCTTCACCAGCGACGACAGTCTTGTCGGCAAGACCCTTGCGGCTGCGCCGCCTTTCG from the Fundidesulfovibrio magnetotacticus genome contains:
- the acs gene encoding acetate--CoA ligase, yielding MTENIESLLHENRLFQPPAGPRQAKAHIKSLDEYRAVYKRSLEDPEGYWGDRARELITWMKPFGKVQDCDFNAATFKWFADGQLNAAANCLDRHLDGPRRNKAAIIWQGDREGDVQVLTYQMLHDEVCKFANVLKSLGVKKGDRVALYVGMVPELAVAMLACARLGAPHSIVFAGFSAHSLRDRINDCQAKVVVCGDAVRRAGKAIPLKGNVDDALKECPCVEKVVVHASAGTQINMVEGRDLWWHELMARPEMKAPCPPEPMDSEDVLFILYTSGSTGKPKGVYHTTGGYLTYAAHTTQLVFDIQEDDVHWCTADIGWVTGHSYIVYGPLALGATSVMFEGVPTWPGPDRFWATVEKFKVNIFYTAPTAIRALMREGVKWTKNHDLSSLRILGSVGEPINPEAWMWYHEHIGGGKLPIVDTWWQTETGGLMISPLPYATPLKPGSASLPLPGILPKVVDKDGKEVAPGEGGFLIQSRPWPGMLRGVWGDPVRFKNQYFSAFPGVYETGDGARMDADGYVWIMGRVDDVVNVSGHRMGTAEIESALVAHPDVAEAAVVGMPHDIKGQAIYAYVTVKEGVEPTDELLAALKKHVRAEIGPIATPEVIQFAQGLPKTRSGKIMRRILRKIAEGETSTLGDTSTLADPSVVTDLIEGKEKLFG
- a CDS encoding sodium:solute symporter family transporter — protein: MNLFTSTIGQPNAVSIAFFFVFVAATLVITWFAAKKSKTASDFYAAGRSVTGFQNGLALAGDYMSAASFLGIAGLVALKGYDGLIYSIGFLVGWPLIMFLIAEPLRNLGKYTFADVVAYRLRQKPIRIAAASGSLMTICFYLIAQMVGSGSLVNLMFGLPYELAVAIVGVVMILYVLFGGMLATTWVQIIKAVLLLGGASVMVGMVLAKFGFDPSALFSAAAEKYGQKMLEPGGLVSNPWDALSLGIALMFGTAGLPHILMRFYTVPDAEQARKSVFYATGFISYFYILTFIIGFGAMVLVGQDVITKFDKGGNMSALLLAEVTGGTMFLGFIAAVAFATILAVVAGLTLAGAASFSHDLYVNVFKNGRATEEEEVKMAKRSTLVLGLVAMGLGIAFKGQNVAFMVGLAFAIAASGNFPALLLSILWRGMSTFGATAAIVTGSVLAVGLIIISPTVWVSVLGFKQAIFPWSNPALISMPAAFFAGWLGSVLVPEPEAKARYEEQKIRNYLGVGVE
- a CDS encoding 3'-5' exonuclease; this translates as MMKWWPWSSREPDTPAGRAGFVVFDLETGGLDPSRDDILSIGAVRMTGGRIDVGGAFQALARPTATSLDAAGVRVHQLTPGELAGEPPLEEVLPRFLRYAGDAVLTGWHVELDLAFLRAACKRLKLPQPRNRGLDVLGLYLAIRGSRASPVLDELPLKDATLYSVARALGVPPRGAHDALGDAYLTAQVLQRFLSILRSSRQGEELSLDTVLRLAAPSSRSRASPQPAF
- a CDS encoding putative nucleotidyltransferase substrate binding domain-containing protein → MSSEDGFLGLTAGSLPARPPVFVDPQASVVQAARAMRAAQATACLVGTPEAVQGILTERDVVRAVAEDAAPDAPARDFMSREVVTISGRELVSEAFLAMLRHKIRRLGLTGPDGRITGILEERDLLAARFESPVALAADIARAADAWDLARAHATLTRMTPRWLGQGAGVDRVGAMAAAVRDQLFARAAVLALETADPGPMALLALGSEGRREQFLATDQDNALVLGDGADLSKAHDYALRLMELLDQAGLPPCPHGVTADRDDWRMTLPHWETRLEELARNPGPEAVLALSMLADARQVHGSRELAAGLSRALAQAVSGHPIALRAMAREAVRFTPPLTIFGSLSVQDGALDIKRGGIFPLTQGARVLGLECGARVTGTAGRLEAAVRAGFLAEGTATNLSQALDFMQELRLRFQARDLDRGREPGNRVLPGELTPLERSRLQECFKAVASFQEMLENRYKLKLFT
- a CDS encoding DUF294 nucleotidyltransferase-like domain-containing protein codes for the protein MILEDAVDFLRQAPPLAFLEPEALRSLARKASLEFYPAGTAVLGPGGAGEGFVLAVRKGLLAAGSDTGCACAPDQEPTWGEGEVAGWSVERAVAREDAVCILLEPAAVADALRPVEGLTDFLEDRLTEPVLELGLEGVAREIPPWAASRRPLAALRAGEAVRPGEPVACGATLREAARLMSATARDALVVLGPEGRTAGVITDRDFRARAVEQGLPPDTPVERVMSSPVISLDAQASCFDALMAMTRHHLRHVVVMAGSKPAGVLSAQDLLLRQAGSPPALAARAVRAASVEELSAIAPLLDKLAMGLLREGARASVLGRIVGGLRETLAARACQLAEEALGPPPAPYALMLLGRAARREGPALCPLWNAVVHQEAPGASGWFERLGSFLAEALELMNIAPAPGAPSAASREWRGTPQEWDARLDRWAQSPPEDPACLDLRPVHGQLHLAEALRVRLAGRMVLSGSPPASRPGAGLAERVADGVRRMAWRTGVPRIATAERALGLHRLDAAGEDLVWAAEYLAAWGWVGEPLRPGPLARAMERMCRAAWKRAGEVSR
- a CDS encoding methyl-accepting chemotaxis protein, yielding MAPSILQRLADTRLTIKFLAVSLLSLALFAAALFGVILPRTERELLDVHKHALHSLVGSVDSLLAEYERQVKQGELTLAEAQKRALQRIKTLRYGQGDYFWIHDLTGPVPRMVMHPTVPALDGKILDDPKFTCATTAQKGHPGTLEPLPAKANLFAALNQAARESGQGFVVYEWPKPIQGGGVTSQLFPKLSYGKVFAPWGWVIGSGVYIDDIDSTLRALRLLGLAVLAAVFVVALAATVWLTRAFVGRQVDALVAYAGRIAQGDLQAALPPADFKAELGVLKNALTAMVDQLRQSLALAEDKGREAETQARLAQEQTRLAQHAQAQAEQAKREGELAAAAAMTQAAQGIQHVAAELSALLDQAVDATNQQRQGALRNARDVETVTQALANVTQLAEQVANLANDASGKAHSGSDVVKHSSQAIQAVNQQAQALSQSMNQLGGQAQAIGAILTTIADIADQTNLLALNAAIEAARAGDAGRGFAVVADEVRKLAEKTMTATQEVSRAVSAIQAGARDNVQRMDQAAKAIDDANTLSIQSGQVFNDIVDIVGRSARQTSTIAAESGAQSQAMRQLAGAMDEISSLADHVARNASDSLDALHRLENEQHTLNNVIRRFDQDSAGKALPR